In the genome of Globicephala melas chromosome 3, mGloMel1.2, whole genome shotgun sequence, one region contains:
- the COL5A3 gene encoding collagen alpha-3(V) chain isoform X4, translating into MGVVHVARGYDPVDVLKALGVRGGQAGLPEGPGLCPQRVPQGDRAFRVGKASTLSVPTWELFQAEHFPESFSVLITLRGRPANQSVLLSVYNEAGVRQLGLALGPALDLLGDSFSPLPQQVNLTDGRWRRVAVSVDGGMVTLVADCEPQPPVLSQGPRFISTAGLTVLGTQDLGEETFEGDIQELLISSDPQAAFRACEQYLPGCDDLDPVATGVPQREPETPPRRRKGKGKGKKKGRGRKGKGRKKKNKEVLALSPPPVSLENQTSADIPKTETPAPTLPPTPTPLVITTTVAIGSNVTVLEESLDPDSGTELENVETELAREEEEEEGGPTMGPHFRAAEQSWRTELQIFPGAGEKGEKGEPAVIEQGQQFEGLPGGPGPQGVVGPSGPPGPPGFPGDPGLPGPAGLPGIPGVDGIRGLPGTVIMIPFQFARGSLKGPPVSFQQVQAQAVLQQAQLSMKGPPGLVGLTGRPGPVGLPGYPGLKGEMGEMGPQGPRGLQGPRGPPGRQGKMGRPGADGARGLPGDTGPKGDQGFDGLPGLPGEKGQRGDFGHVGQPGPPGEDGEKGAEGPPGPTGQAGEPGPRGLIGPRGSPGPLGRPGVVGSDGAPGAKGNVGPPGEPGPPGQQGNPGSQGIPGPQGPIGTPGEKGPPGNPGIPGLPGSDGPVGHPGHEGPTGEKGAQGPAGSAGPPGYPGPRGVKGTSGNRGLQGEKGEKGEDGFPGFKGDVGLKGDWGQPGPPGPRGEDGPEGLKGQVGLAGEEGPPGSAGEKGKLGVPGLPGYPGRPGPKGSTGFPGPLAPLGEKGKRGKAGQPGLEGERGPPGSRGERGQPGATGQPGPKGDVGQDGAPGFPGEKGLPGLQGPPGFSGPKGPPGPQGKDGQRGHPGPRGELGFQGQTGPPGPAGVVGPQGKTGEAGPLGERGPPGPPGSPGEQGLPGLEGREGAKGDLGPLGPFGKEGPPGHRGFPGPQGAPGDPGPTGLKGDKGPPGPVGANGSPGERGPVGPAGGIGLPGQSGGQGPVGPAGEKGYPGERGPPGPTGKDGIPGPLGLPGSPGAVGPSGEEGDKGEVGDPGHKGSKGDKGDAGPPGPTGIRGLVGHPGSPGADGAQGRRGPPGLFGQKGDDGVRGFMGVIGPPGLQGMPGPPGEKGEVGDVGSMGPHGAPGPRGLPGPSGSEGPPGLPGGVGQPGAVGEKGEPGDPGDPGRPGIPGIPGPKGEIGEKGDAGPSGAAGPPGKKGPPGEDGAKGNVGLTGLPGDLGPPGDPGVSGQDGPPGEKGDPGDVGGLGPPGASGEPGPSGPPGKRGPSGRTGREGREGEKGTKGEPGPDGPPGRTGPVGTRGPPGRVGPEGLRGIPGPVGEAGLLGPPGQLGPPGPLGPSGLPGLKGDAGLKGEKGHIGLIGLVGPPGEAGEKGDQGLPGVQGPPGLQGEPGSPGPIGSLGHPGPRGVVGPPGQKGSKGSLGSQGPRGDTGPPGPPGPQGPSAQLHGLRRRRRSVPSPGVPEGGLEEVLASITSLSFELEQLRRPPGTAENPGLVCSELHRNHPHLPDGEYWIDPNQGCARDALRVFCNFTAGGETCLYPDKKFETVKLASWSREKLGSWYSTFRRGKKFSYVDADGAPVSVVQLTFLKLLSATARQSFTYSCQNSAAWLDEAAGDHGRSVSFLGTNGEELSFNQTAAATITVPYDGCRLRKGQTKTLFQFSSSRVGFLPLWDVASADFGQTNQKFGFELGPVCFSS; encoded by the exons ACCCTGTGGATGTGCTGAAGGCCCTGGGCGTGCGGgggggccaggctgggctcccCGAGGGTCCCGGCCTCTGCCCCCAGAGGGTCCCGCAGGGCGACCGGGCATTCAGGGTGGGCAAGGCCAGCACGCTCAGTGTCCCCACGTGGGAGCTCTTTCAAG cagAGCACTTTCCCGAGAGCTTCTCCGTGCTGATCACTCTGCGTGGCCGGCCAGCCAACCAGTCTGTCCTTCTATCCGTCTACAATGAGGCCGGTGTCCGGCAGCTGGGCCTGGCGTTGGGGCCGGCTCTGGACCTCCTAGGTGACTccttcagccccctcccccagcaggtcAACCTCACGGATGGCAG GTGGCGCCGTGTGGCGGTCAGTGTGGATGGTGGGATGGTGACCCTGGTGGCTGACTGTGAACCTCAGCCCCCCGTATTGAGCCAGGGACCTCGATTCATCAGCACGGCTGGACTTACCGTGCTGGGGACCCAGGACCTCGGGGAGGAGACTTTTGAG GGAGATATTCAGGAGCTGCTGATAAGCTCAGATCCTCAGGCTGCCTTCCGAGCCTGTGAGCAGTACCTTCCTGGCTGCGACGACCTGGATCCTGTAGCCACAGGG GTACCCCAGCGGGAACCAGAAACCCCTCCCCGTCGgcggaaggggaagggaaaagggaagaaaaaagggcGAGGTCGTAAGGGGAAGGgcaggaagaagaagaacaaggaaGTTTTGGCCCTGAGCCCACCTCCCGTCTCCCTGGAGAACCAG ACCTCCGCTGACATCCCCAAGACAGAGACACCAGCTCCAACTCTGCCTCCAACTCCCACGCCTTTGGTCATCACCACGACTGTGGCCATTGGCAGCAACGTCACCGTCCTAGAG GAGAGCTTGGACCCCGACAGTGGAACTGAACTGGAGAACGTGGAGACTGAGTTagccagagaagaagaagaagaagaaggtggTCCCACCATGGGCCCCCACTTCCGGGCAGCAGAACAGTCATGGAGGACTGAGTTGCAGATCTTTCCT ggcgctggggagaagggagaaaaaggagaaccAGCCGTGATTGAACAG GGACAGCAGTTTGAAGGACTTCCAGGAGGCCCAGGACCCCAA GGGGTGGTTGGCCCCTCAGGTCCTCCTGGCCCGCCAGGATTCCCTGGGGACCCTGGTCTACCG GGCCCCGCTGGCCTCCCAGGAATCCCTGGCGTTGATGGGATCCGGGGTCTACCAGGCACTGTGATCATGATACCG TTCCAGTTTGCAAGAGGCTCCCTCAAAGGACCCCCAGTCTCCTTCCAGCAGGTCCAGGCTCAGGCAGTCCTGCAACAGGCTCAG CTCTCTATGAAAGGCCCCCCTGGCCTGGTGGGGCTCACCGGGCGCCCAGGCCCCGTG GGTCTCCCTGGGTATCCAGGTCTAAAAGGAGAGATGGGAGAAATGGGGCCACAG gGCCCCCGAGGACTTCAGGGACCTCGTGGACCCCCTGGCAGACAGGGAAAGATG GGCCGCCCTGGAGCAGATGGGGCTCGAGGCCTCCCAGGGGACACAGGACCTAAG GGTGATCAGGGCTTTGACGGCTTGCCAGGGCTGCCTGGAGAGAAGGGCCAGAGG GGTGACTTTGGTCATGTGGGGCAACCTGGCCCCCCAGGAGAGGATGGTGAGAAG GGAGCAGAGGGACCTCCTGGGCCCACCGGCCAGGCTGGGGAGCCG GGCCCCCGAGGACTGATTGGCCCTAGAGGCTCCCCTGGCCCCTTGGGACGCCCG ggtGTAGTTGGAAGTGACGGTGCTCCAGGTGCCAAAGGAAATGTG GGTCCTCCAGGAGAACCAGGCCCCCCAGGACAGCAGGGAAATCCCGGGTCCCAG ggAATCCCCGGCCCCCAGGGACCCATTGGCACTCCTGGGGAGAAG GGTCCCCCTGGGAACCCAGGAATTCCAGGCCTCCCAGGATCTGATGGCCCTGTG GGTCACCCAGGTCATGAGGGCCCAACAGGAGAGAAAGGGGcccag GGTCCAGCAGGGTCGGCAGGCCCTCCGGGCTATCCTGGACCTCGGGGTGTGAAG ggTACCTCTGGCAACCGGGGCCTCcagggggagaaaggagagaag GGAGAGGATGGCTTCCCAGGCTTCAAGGGTGATGTAGGGCTTAAAGGCGATTGG GGGCAACCCGGACCCCCAGGTCCTCGGGGAGAGGATGGTCCTGAAGGGCTGAAGGGGCAGGTGGGGCTTGCTGGTGAGGAGGGGCCCCCAGGCTCAGCTGGGGAGAAG GGCAAGCTTGGGGTGCCGGGTCTCCCAGGTTACCCAGGACGTCCAGGCCCTAAG GGATCTACTGGCTTTCCCGGGCCCCTGGCACCATTAGGAGAAAAAGGGAAGCGG GGGAAGGCTGGGCAGCCAGGTCTGGAAGGAGAGCGGGGACCACCA GGCTCCCGTGGAGAGAGGGGGCAACCAGGTGCCACAGGGCAACCAGGCCCCAAG GGTGATGTGGGCCAGGACGGAGCCCCTGGGTTCCCTGGAGAAaag GGCCTCCCAGGTCTGCAAGGCCCTCCTGGGTTCTCTGGACCAAAGGGTCCCCCT GGCCCCCAAGGGAAAGACGGGCAACGTGGGCACCCTGGACCTAGAGGAGAATTG GGCTTCCAAGGTCAGACAGGCCCACCTGGACCAGCTGGTGTCGTGGGTCCTCAG GGAAAGACGGGAGAAGCAGGGCCTCTGGGCGAGAGGGGGCCCCCAGGCCCCCCTGGATCTCCTGGTGAACAAGGTCTTCCGGGCCTGGAAGGCAGAGAGGGGGCCAAG GGGGACCTGGGACCACTGGGACCCTTTGGGAAGGAAGGGCCACCTggacacaggggcttccctggtcccCAAGGAGCCCCCGGGGACCCA GGACCTACTGGTTTGAAGGGTGACAAGGGCCCCCCCGGCCCCGTCGGGGCTAAC GGCTCCCCTGGGGAGCGCGGTCCTGTAGGCCCAGCAGGGGGCATTGGCCTTCCTGGCCAAAGTGGAGGCCAAGGTCCTGTTGGCCCTGCAGGCGAGAAGGGGTACCCG GGTGAACGCGGCCCCCCTGGTCCCACTGGCAAAGACGGGATCCCAGGGCCCCTGGGGCTTCCTGGATCCCCTGGAGCTGTGGGGCCTTCTGGCGAGGAAGgggacaag GGAGAAGTGGGAGACCCAGGTCACAAAGGCAGCAAAGGCGATAAGGGGGATGCG GGCCCACCTGGACCAACAGGGATACGGGGTCTTGTGGGACACCCAGGCTCCCCG GGGGCAGATGGGGCTCAGGGACGCCGGGGACCTCCAGGCCTCTTTGGGCAGAAAGGAGATGATGGAGTGAGAGGCTTCATGGGGGTGATTGGCCCCCCTGGCCTGCAG GGGATGCCAGGCCCTCCTGGAGAAAAGGGGGAAGTTGGAGACGTAGGGTCCATG GGTCCCCATGGAGCTCCAGGCCCTCGGGGTCTCCCAGGCCCCAGCGGATCAGAG GGTCCTCCAGGGCTGCCTGGGGGAGTTGGTCAGCCTGGAGCAGTGGGCgagaag GGTGAGCCAGGGGATCCTGGAGACCCGGGACGCCCAGGAATCCCAGGCATCCCT GGGCCCAAGGGAGAAATTGGTGAAAAGGGGGATGCAGGCCCATCTGGGGCAGCTGGACCGCCGGGCAAGAAAGGCCCCCCTGGAGAAGATGGAGCAAAAGGGAACGTG GGCCTCACAGGGCTCCCAGGAGACCTAGGCCCCCCCGGAGACCCTGGGGTTTCG GGTCAAGACGGCCCCCCAGGGGAGAAGGGAGACCCTGGAGATGTGGGGGGACTG GGTCCACCTGGTGCTTCTGGGGAACCCGGTCCCTCTGGGCCCCCTGGCAAAAGG GGTCCTTCTGGTCGCACGGGTCGAGAaggcagagaaggggagaaaggtACCAAG GGGGAACCAGGTCCTGACGGGCCCCCAGGGAGGACAGGCCCAGTGGGGACTCGAGGGCCCCCTGGGCGTGTCGGGCCTGAGGGTCTTCGAGGGATCCCCGGCCCTGTG GGTGAAGCAGGCCTGCTGGGACCTCCTGGACAGTTGGGCCCTCCTGGCCCCCTG GGGCCCTCTGGCCTCCCAGGGCTGAAGGGAGATGCTGGCCTCAAGGGGGAAAAG GGCCACATCGGATTAATTGGTCTCGTTGGCCCCCCTGGGGAGGCTGGTGAGAAAGGGGATCAGGGTTTGCCAGGAGTGCAAGGTCCCCCTGGCCTCCAGGGAGAACCT GGTTCCCCTGGTCCCATCGGCTCTCTGGGCCACCCTGGACCCCGAGGTGTGGTG GGTCCTCCAGGACAGAAAGGTTCAAAGGGGTCCCTG GGATCCCAAGGTCCCCGTGGAGACACTGGACCCCCAGGTCCCCCCGGCCCCCAG GGTCCATCTGCGCAGCTGCACGGGCTGCGCCGGCGCCGGCGCTCGGTCCCGAGCCCGGGAGTCCCGGAGGGCGGCCTGGAGGAGGTGCTGGCCTCGATCACGTCGCTGAGCTTCGAACTGGAGCAGCTGCGACGCCCTCCGGGCACGGCTGAGAACCCGGGCCTCGTGTGCAGCGAGTTGCACCGCAACCACCCGCATTTGCCCGACG GGGAATACTGGATTGACCCCAATCAGGGCTGCGCGCGGGATGCGCTCAGGGTTTTCTGCAACTTCACGGCGGGAGGAGAGACCTGCCTTTACCCAGACAAGAAGTTTGAGACC GTGAAACTGGCCTCCTGGTCCAGAGAAAAGCTGGGAAGCTGGTATAGCACATTCCGTCGAGGGAAGAAG TTCTCCTACGTGGATGCTGATGGGGCCCCGGTGAGTGTGGTGCAGTTGACCTTCCTGAAGTTGCTGAGTGCCACAGCCCGCCAGAGCTTCACATACTCCTGCCAGAACTCGGCCGCCTGGCTGGACGAAGCTGCAGGAGACCATGGCCGCTCTGTCAGTTTCCTTGGGACCAACGGGGAGGAGCTGTCCTTCAACCAGACGGCAGCAGCCACCATCACTGTCCCCTACGACGGCTGCAGG CTCCGGAAGGGACAGACGAAGACCCTCTTCCAGTTCAGCTCTTCCCGAGTGGGATTTCTGCCCTTATGGGATGTGGCGTCCGCTGACTTTGGCCAGACGAACCAGAAATTTGGGTTTGAACTGGGCCCCGTCTGCTTTAGCAGCTGA